A stretch of Henckelia pumila isolate YLH828 chromosome 4, ASM3356847v2, whole genome shotgun sequence DNA encodes these proteins:
- the LOC140864654 gene encoding uncharacterized protein, with the protein MEDWEEENVPDLLKKEQPKNNWDDEDLEDDDVKDSWEDDDDDKPAVAPKAEPTPEKVPKKPPSKLDEKKGKVVETAKESLNPVEEKFRQQRLVEEADYKSTAELFAKKGDEITLDNFIPTSESDFSEYAELISHKLRPYEKSYHYIGLLKAVMRLSMTSLKGADAKEVASSVTAVANEKIKAEKDAKKKTGKKKQLHVGKTDDEVAVDDGYDGYDDYDFM; encoded by the exons ATGGAGGACTGGG AAGAAGAAAATGTTCCTGATCTTCTCAAAAAGGAGCAACCGAAGAATAATTGGGATGATGAAGATTTGGAAGATGACGACGTGAAGGACTCTTgggaagatgatgatgatgataagcCTGCTGTG GCACCTAAAGCTGAGCCTACTCCTGAAAAGGTCCCTAAGAAGCCACCTTCAAAATTGGATGAAAAGAAAGGGAAAGTTGTTGAAACTGCAAAGGAATCCTTGAATCCTGTAGAAGAAAAATTTCGCCAACAGAG ACTTGTTGAAGAAGCTGATTACAAGTCCACTGCAGAGTTGTTTGCCAAAAAGGGTGATGAGATAACACTTGATAATTTTATCCCCACAAGTGAAAGTGACTTCTCAGAATATGCAGAACTTATCTCTCATAAGCTTCGTCCATATGAG AAAAGTTATCATTATATTGGATTGCTGAAAGCTGTGATGAGATTGTCTATGACATCTTTGAAAGGCGCGGATGCCAAGGAAGTTGCGTCTTCGGTTACAGCAGTCGCAAATGAAAAAATTAAAGCAGAAAAAGATGCCAAAAAGAAAA CTGGGAAGAAGAAACAGCTGCATGTTGGCAAAACAGATGATGAGGTGGCTGTCGATGATGGTTATGATGGTTACGATGACTACGATTTTATGTGA